The DNA region ATTCGCCCAAATCAAATTCGAAACCCTGGCTGAAAAAATTACCTGCGATACGCTTCTGTTTTTTGGGAGTAAGGAGCGCCAACAGCATCCGGAACTCGTTTTTCGGGTCGAAGAGGCACATCATCGACTCGGAGCAAAATCAACGCTCATTGAAGCCGAGGGTGCCGGCCACGGCATCAACCACCCGTCATATCTACGAGCAATCGCCCATTCGATCTAGTACTGTCTTCTGATGAAGTGTCCGCATAGATCCACTGCGGACACTTCATCTGGAGTCTAGAGATTATTTACGCAATATGGTTAAATACAAGCAGTATGAACCCAGACCAAAACCAATATCCCATTGACTATCTCAACCAGATTGCGCCTCAGCAACCTAAGGCTGGTATGAGCCGCAGTAAATTCCTTTTATTGATGGGTGGCGGGCTATTTTTAATAATCATCGTTGTTGTTTTAATGCTCAGCGCGGGTGGGGGTGGCCCAAAAGATAAGATGCAAACTCTCGCAGCGCGCATGATCACACTGCAAGATATCAGCAAGAAAGCCCAGCCAAATCTCAAAAGTAGCGCTCTTCGCGCCACCAACAGCAGCTTGACTATTCTGCTCACCAATGCCAATCGTGATATCGCCGATCCTTTGAAAATAAACGGCATTGATGTGACGAAACTCGATAAGAATATCCAAGCCAAAGAAGATGGCCAAGCACTCAAAGATAAGCTCGAGGATGCACGACTTAATGCTGTGTATGATCGCACGTACGCCCGTGAAATGACCTATCAACTGCAAACAACCTCTGCACTCATGGGAGACATCTACGACAACAGCAACAGCAAGTCACTCAAAGATTTTCTCCTTGCAACGGATAATAACCTCCAGCCTATCACCAAATCTCTAAGTGAATTCAGCGACACCGTTAATTAAACGGTACCTGTCACCAAATTGTAGCTCAGGCGAGCCAAGTCTTTGATCTCATCATCATTTAGTTGGCCACTGCAAATGATCGTGTTCCAGTGCTTTTTATTCAAATGATATCCGGGCAGCACCGACTCGTATTTTTCACGAAGATGCTCAGCCAGTACCGGATCGCATTTTAGGCTCACCCGAAGCGGCTTGCTATCGTCGGCAATGATTGCAAAAAGCTTCCCCTGGTCGGTTTCTTTGTGGCCAACCTTATATACGGATATTCCCTCGCCAAAGGGAAAATCCAACCATGTGTTGGGAAACTCCAGTAGGTACGACTCGAGTTCTTTATGCGTCATATCTTTACCTTTCCTAGATAATACTCCAATTCCATGATACTCCCGCGGATATCACCGAGCGCACGGTGTTCTTCAGGCTTGGCAAACTTTTTTTTGTATTTGCCTTCAAATACTACTTTCCAGGCACTCACATCGAGCATGCGGTAATGCAACCGCGCGTCAAGACGAGGCCACTGCGCAACGATAAACCGTCTATCCATATGGATAGAGTTGCCACCAAGCAGCACGGGCACATCTTTTTTAAAATGAGTATCGATAAACTCCAAAAGATCGTCCTCAACCTCACTCAAGTCCTTGCCGTGTTGATTTTGTTTTAAAAGTCCGTCGCGAGCTTCAGGGTTAGCATCCCAAAAAATACTGTTAGCCGCAAGCCGCTCCTGGAGCGTCATGTCTTGATTTTTGATGATACCCTCGTATATGGCTACCTCATTAAATTCCCAATCAGTGGCAATCGCCGCAACTTCTAAAATAAGATCATTGCTAGCATCAAGCCCAGTCATTTCCAAATCGAGCCATAAAATTGTTGCTTTTTTAGTCATAATTTCATTATACAGATTTTGCCACAAGGTTAGTGCCTCACTATTAGAAGCCGTGCGGCCGAGGCTTTAAAGCGTCTAGGCGAACCAGGCCGGTGCTTTCGTCGTCATGCTGCCGGGCGTAGTGGTTGGCGTGCTTACCCCAGATCACCGTCCGTCTTTCGATGGGCACGATGATCTGAGGCATGGCCCGCTCGAAATCCGTGATGGTCACGATCGGCTCTTCACCGCACTCCCACGGTTCGATCTCGTCCAGCACTTGTTGCACTATGTACCCCCGGCTCTTTCCGGGCTTGTACTGATACGGGATGTCGGCCGTCGGCGGCACTCGCACGGGAGTACCCCGATATTCCCAGAACACCATTGAAACTCCTTGCGTCTACGATGCGACGTCCATAGGACAAAACTAATCGTATCACTTTTTGTAGTTTTTGCATGCTTATTGCTCAAAATAATGAAATATGCTCTGATATTATTTCATGGCAGAAAAAATCCCTAAAGTACTCATTCTCGGCCCAATTACCCCCACTACCGACTCTATTCGCGGGGACACACTTGAATACGCCAATCTACAAAGTGCTGTGGACACGCATGCACCCCATGAATATCGAAGAATCCGTGAATTTTGGGATGCGGAAGAAGATTCCTTGACAGAGCGTGGAGCGGCGCAGCAACTTGCCTCACAGTGTCATGGAAATAGGCGCTTACATTACTGAGCAGCTTGAAAGTGGCGCGTCGGTAGAAGCACTCATTGAATTTCTCGTGCTTGGAAAGTTCGACCCTACCAATCCCACACATGTACAATTTGTACAAGAGCACGTAGCATAAAACCTGGTTATTTCTTATCTGGAGTAAATGTAAGGCTAAGCGAATTGATACAATAGCGCTTATCGGTCGGATTACTGAAGCCCTCGCCTTCAAATACGTGTCCTAGATGACCGCCGCAATTGTTACAAGTTACCTCCGTACGCGACATATCCAATGTATCATCCATATGAAATTCAACACTTCCAGGTTTCGCATCGTAAAAGCTTGGCCACCCACACCGTGCATCAAATTTCGTCGTACTGTCAAACAGCACTTGGCCGCAAGCCGCACAAGCATACACGCCATCGGCATACAGCCCATCGTATTCACCACTGAATGGCGCTTCTGTAGCCTTTTCTCGGAGTACGGCAAACTGTTCAGGCGTTAATACTTTTCGCCATTCGTCGTTCGTTTTTTGCATATAGCTACTCCTTTTTCTTATCGAGCTTGTCAAATCCAAATAAGTGAACCACTAGATAAATCGTCAGCGCAATTACAAGAAAATTAATGAGGTCATTGAGAAATGTCCCATAATGAAGCACTGCATCCTTGCCCTCGATAGTTCTTCCCAAATTCACCGAAAGTCCCTTCAGTCCATCAGCCGACCCCAAAATAAATCCAAGCGGCGGCATAACTAAATTATCAATAAGCGATTTCACAAGTACCGAAACCGCACCACCTATCACCAGCCCCACCGCTAAACCAACGACACCTTGAGTGCGAATAAAATCAAAGAAGCCATCCACATGCTTGGTACCCCGCGCACGAAGTGCGGCAGTTCGTGAAGTCGGTTTAGTGGTTTTTGTTGCTTGCTTTTGTTGTGCCATAGGTTTCCTTACATCTTTTCAGGAACTTCGATACCGAGCAGGCCAAGTCCTTCTTTTAACACTTTGTGGTAGCGGCGTACTAATGTCATTCGAAGTACTTCGCGCTCATCACCAATTACACGGCTGTGTTCGTAAAACCTATTGAAGCTCTGCGAGAGTGCATAGAGGTAACTACAAACATGATGAGGCGAACTATCGGCTAAGCTTTGGGTAATGGTCTCGCCCCACTGCCCCAACTGCCAAGCAAGAGCACGCTCATATTCATCAAGTTCATTTGCCGTTTTTATCACCTCCTCGGTTGTCGCTTTGGTAAGAATACTCGCGGCACGAACCGCAGCATACTGAAGATACGGACCGCTGTTTCCTTCAAGACTCACGGACTGCTCAAGATCAAAGGCGATATCACCACCGATACGGTTTTTCAAAAGCGAATATTTTAAAGCACCGAGCGCAATCTGCTGGCGAGTTTTTTCATCATGTGCCTGCACCGCTTCGCTGGCTACATTTAGAACATCTACGGCCCTGGCTACGTTACCAAGCCGTGAACTCATTTTTTTACCGTCACCAAATCGTACCGTTCCGTTTGCAATATGCATTTGTTTGGCGCCAAGTTCGGGATCAATCAGCTTCAAAGCCGCAAACACGACCTTCATATACTCCGACTGGTCGTTTCCTGTCATGATAATACGCTTATCGTAACTAAAATCTTGGGTTTCTAGCTGGATAACACCCAGGTCCTTCGTTTCGTAGGTAGGCAGCCCCTGAGACGTCACGAATACGCGCGTATGAAGGCCCGAAATTTCTTCAGGAAGAATAATTGCTTCGTTACTTTCCTTAAATACATCACCTATGTTGCCCTCAACCAGCTCAAGTCCTAGCATAGAAGTCGTGCTTTCAGGGTAGAACTTGTTGAAGGGTTCTGCGTTAATTTTTGCATAAAACGCCTTGAAATAATCATAGCTCCACTCACGACATATCCAATAAATACGCGCGAAATTCGAAGTCGTGTCACTGTTTGCATGGAGCTGATACACTTTTTTGTTCAGGGCCATAATTTCAAGTTTTGCCGCCTCGTCTTCTTCGTAGGCGCGCGATCCTGCAACGTATGCTTTACCAAGCCAAAGCGAACGACCATCCTCTGCAATACCTTCTAATTTCTCTGGATGCTCGCCACCAAGCTCTTGAATTAAGCCCCACATCGCTTTCCCTACGTGGAGCCCTACGTCGCCACCAAAATTTGCTCGGTACACTTCGGTACCAGCATGTTCGTACATTCTTCCCAAAGCATCGCCCAGAAAAGTCTGGTACATGTGCCCTGTGTGAATCTCCTTAAAAGGGTTTGGGCAAGAATACTCAAGAAGGATACGTTTTACAGGGGATTCAATCGATGTGTGAAGTGCTGCTCGAAAAATCTCCTCTGCCGAAAGACGAATATTTATAAACCCTGGACCGGCAACATTGACTTCGGCAAACGCTCTACTTTCCTTCAGCTTTGCCGCGATTGTTTCGGCAATTTCCTTGGGATTCTTCCCTAATTTTCCGGCAAGTTGCAAGGCGACATTAGTGGCGTAGTCACCAAATTGCGCATCGGGACGCGTTAAAACAACTTCTTGCTGTACACCAAAAAGTTCAAAGATAATCGTGCGGACTTTTTCTTCCATCATCCCTATTATAACAGAGGCGCTCTAGAAGCATAAAAAGAAGGGCCGATGCCATCAAACGGATGATGGCATCGGCCGAGATGAGACGGCTCAGGAGTAACGGCGAGCGATGTCGAGCTCTCGCCGTTCTCGCTCCGGAAGCTCTTCTTCCGGTACCTCTCGAAATGCCAGCCCTCGTTCTATCAGGGCTTGTCGAAGGTTTTCCATCAGCACCTCGTCAGTACTGCCGTAGTAACGTGTACTTTCGGGGTCATGGCCCTTGAGGTGATAAATGCGATCCCCCCTCCCCGTTTGCATCGGCGGAAGCGCTATCAGGACAGGCTTCAGTACGTGGTCCGGAGTTTCGCCGTGCTCAAAAGCAAAGAAAAGCAACTGACTTTTCCTTTCTCTTCTCGCAACAGAATTGCCGCAAGGATATCATCGCATTTTTCCCTTAAGAATACTAGCTTTCGGAGTCGACAGACTCGGTGTTTGATACGGCGCTTAAGCCTTTTACCGTGTGAAGCAGGATACGTAACGCATCGAGATCGTCGCTGTTGGTAGTGGTGTTTTGTTCTTCGGTCATGTTTGTCTTTGCTTATTGTGATTGTCATATTAACATTAGCATTTTTACCACTATTTGTCAATTAATGCTGTTTGCGTGGGTTGAGCAATTTTGGACGAAGAAAGGCCTGCTGCGACCAGTCCCTTAAATAACGAGTGTGCATTCCCCGGACGACTACGAAATTCCGGATGTGCCTGAGTCGCAACAAAGTAACTATTACCCGGCGCCTCAACGTACTCTACTAACTTGCCATCAGGTGAAGTTCCGGAAACGATCAAACCCCCTCTCTTAATTTCAGCTAGAAATGTCTGATTTACTTCATAACGATGCCTATGCCGTTCGATCACTGTAGTTTTGCCATAAGCCTGCGCTACCTTTGAATTTGGCTGAAGCTTAGCCTCGTAATTACCCAGTCGAAGAGTACCACCTGTTGACTCTTTTCCAGCCTGACCCTCCATAATATACACGACGTCATGATTGGTTGAAGCAAATTCTGTGCTATGAGCCGTTCGGAGTCCCGCCTTCCTGGCAGCAGCGATGACGGCAACCTGAAGACCAAGGCAAATCCCCAAATAAGGAACGTCGTTATCGAGCGCGTAGCGTGCTGCGGCGATTTTGCCATCTATACCTCGCGCACCAAAACCACCAGGTACAAGCAGTGCGTCAACGACAGCAAAGTCATCATCTGTCGCCGTTTCGGCATTAATCCATGCCACCCGTACTCGTGCCCCTTCTGCCCATCCTGCCGCCCGTAAAGCCTCAACTACGGAGAGATAGGTATCTTCGTTATCCATATACTTCGCCACCAACCCTACGGTCACCGGAGGGGATTCAATAGATTGCGCTTGTATAATTTTTTGCCACGCCGAAAAGTCAGGTTCTTTAGTAAAGCCCGAAAACTCCGAAAGAATTGCGCTAAGACCGCTTTTAGCTATTGCCATTGGTATGCGATATACCGTGTCGACATTTGGCATCAACAAGACATTCTCCTCAGGCACCCCACCGAATAAGCTTATTTTAGCGGCCACGCCGGCCGGCGCAGGATCATCCGTACGCACCACGACACAATCTGGTGTGATACCAAACCCTCTCAAATCGTTGAGTGCGTTTTGCGCAGGCTTGGTTTTAAACTCTTTACTCGTACGAATAAAGGGCACATACACTACATGAACAAACAAACAGTTTTGCCTACTAACACGCTGAGAAAATTCACGAATAGCTTCAATATAACTCAAAGCCTCGTAGTCGCCCACCGTTCCACCAATTTCAACGATGTGGATGTCGCTTCCCTCGCCCGCCTCCAGGATCGCCCGCTGAATTGCTCCCGTTAGATGTGGTACAAGCTGCACTGTTTTGCCACCTAACTTCCCTGCTCGTTCTTCCTCAATAAGGTCAAGTAGAAGACGGCCGGAAAGCGTTGCGTTTTTCTGAGTCAACTCCAGATCCAAAAAGCGCTCATAGTGACCAAGGTCAAGATCCGTTTCCGCACCATCTTTGGTCACAAAACACTCTCCATGCTCCGCAGGATTCAAAAGGCCCGCATCTACATTGAGATACGGGTCACACTTTTGAATCGAGACGCGGGCACCTTTAGCCTGCAAGACGGCACCTATGCTGGCTGCGGTTATCCCTTTACCTACCCCCGAGAGTACACCCCCAGTTACAAATATATATTTTTCTTTTTGCCCCATGTTGATTGTTTTCTCCATGGGATTTCATTATAACATTAAAAAGTGATTAAACGCTATATGTAGTGCATTGTAATCTTCACTATACCCTACATATGGTATGTGTAGTGATTTAAAAAACTAGTCGGCCGTTTTCAACTTCTGGTGCGTCTTGAACTTTCAGCTGATTCTGCTGCTCTTGAGGCTTTGGTGCGCGATCACCTTCAAAACGGAGCATATCGCGGCCAAATGCCTGAAGTGATGTAGTCGCTTCATTGGTGATAGGCCCAGCAGGCTGCTCATAATTAGTGGTCATGAGAACATAGCGCAGCATATGACCAGTTTTCTTGTTTTCGATAATTCCGACATCATGGCGGTTATTCCCCTCAGGATCGTTAAGCTGGCCTTGTTTATCAATAACCAAGATGTTCTCTTTGTCTTTGACTTGGCTGCGCGGACCGTAATCGTCGAAGATATTCGTAGCCAAGGCATTTTTAACGAATGCCGTGTAAGAATCGTAATTGCTCGCAAGCTTTTGGATAATAAAGTCTATTTCTGAAGCCGTAGTGTAACCAAGCAAGAATTTATCCGTTCCTGCGACTGGCTCCAGCTTGGTCACTTTTAACTCAGGATACTCTGTGAGATAGCGCTGATTCACCGCTTCTGCTCCGCCCAAGGCCTTGTTAACGATGGCGCGGACCGCCGTGTTACCGGAGCGGTTTAACATATCAAAAAGAGCATCTTGTACTGTTGCTGTTAGTGGCGAGCTGTCCGAATCGTATATACCGGCGCCTGCCCGGCGATCACTCGCCGTCCAACTAAGTTGCGTATTGAGTGTGATTTTACCCGCTCGAAGATCTTCAAGTAATAATGAGGTTACAAATAATTTGCTGTCGCTGGCAGCCCAGTGTACATAATCGGTATTATGCGAATAAACAGGCTTCTTATCAGTCATGTCATAGACGATCACGCTTGTATCGATGCCTTTTTGCTCGTTTTCTTTAACTTGCCGCGCAAGCTGTAGTTTTAATATCAGACGCTTCGCGTACCAAGAAGCATCTTGGTGGTGTCCTTGTGAATTGTAAGACGACGAATCGTCCGCCGTTATAGGTATTACTGGGGTGGTCATCCGCTGCTCCTCCTATTGTGTTTTAAAGCGATCATGCCATTGCACATTTCTTAGCATAACAAGGATGAATGGCGGTTGTTAGCCTTGACTTTGGCTTAAAATAGCCGCTATAGAGGCCTCCTTAGGATAAACCAGAAGTGGTGTATTTTCCATTTCCCACGCATCCAAAACGGGTTGTAAAACCTGCCAGCTCGCTAAAACCTCCCCGCTACTTGTGAACAAACTTTTATGAGAGCGGATGGCGTCAACAAGAACTTGTTCGTAGGCATCGGGCAAAATCGCATCTTTTGGATACGAAAAGGCGAGATGACGCGGTTCGAACTCGCGCTCATAGCCTGGTTTTTTAGCGGAAAGCTCGATCTCAACACCTTCATTCGGCTGAATCCGCAGCACAAGACGATTCGCTTGGGCATCGTGGGTCTTCTTAAAATTGATTCGAATTTCCGTTATCTTAGTTTCTAAAGCCTTGCCCGTTACGAGCCGTAAAGGTACCCCCCTCCAAAGAGGATTGTCCGAAGCTAATTCCACACTGACAAACGTTTCTGTAAGGCTACCCGGGTTATTTACCTCTTTGGCGTACCCCTCATATTGGGCGCGAACAGCAAGTGAGGGATTGGCGCCACGAAGCTGGCTCAGCGCTTCAAGGCGTTTTTTTGGAATATCATTCCAGTCGAGACTGCCGGGAATTTCCATCAATACCAGCGCCAGCAGCTGCATCAAGTGCCCCTGGAGTACGTCGCGAAGTGCTCCGGTTTGCTCGTAAAACTGCCCTCTTCCCTCAATACCTATTTTCTCGCTGGCAATCACTTCAATGTCGGTAATCGCCTGGTTGTTCCATATATGACTAAACAACGCGTTTCCTGCCCTGAATGCTGCGATATTTTGAGCCATTTCTTTAGCCAGATAGTGGTCGATCCGGTACACCCGGGCATCATCAAAATAACTATCCACGTGTTCTTTCATAGCCTTAGCCGAGGCCAAGTCAACACCGAAAGGCTTTTCAAGCAAGAGTTTCGTATTTGATGTATTCAACTCCGCTTCACCCAGTAGCGATACGATTTGGCGCGTAGCCACTGGTGGAACAGAAAGATAAATAAGGAGTTGCTCTTCGGGCTTAAGTGCTATATGTTTGCGCAGGCGGTCATACTCGGTCAGTGTAGCCATATCCATAGAAAAAAGTGAGGTTCGCTCTTGTAACTCTGGCGTGTTCCCGAGTAACTCATCGAGATCAAGTCCGCCCCTGGAAACACCGATGATTTCCATATCCGAAAACTGATCGTGGCGAATGATCGATTGAAGCGCCGGAAGCAATTTGCGCCGCGAAAGGTCACCCGATATACCAAAAATCAACAGCTTCGTCTTCATTTTATAATCCTCCTATAGCGTTTCTCACAAGCCACATATTTAATCCGGTAATTACAAAAGCAATCGAGAAAACGGTCGCTTTCATCCAGGGCTTATTCACAAAGCTTCCCATATATTTTTTACTGCTCGTAAAGTAAATCAATGGCAGTACAGCAAATGGCAGCTGAATACTCAGAACGATCTGACTGAATATAAGAAGCTGGGATAAGCCAGATCCGCCGAATAAAATCGCAATACAGACCGCTGGAATGATCGCAAGTGACCGCGTGATCAAGCGGCGCAACCATGGCTTCAGTTTTACTTTTAAAAATCCTTCCAGAATAATCTGTCCGGCAAGCGTTGCGGTAACCGTTGAGTTTTGTCCCGAGGCAAGCAGTGCAACCGCAAAGAGGATACTGGCCGCTCCTACACCAAGTAGTGGCGCAAGTAACTGATAAGCTTGGTCGATCTCGGCTACGTCGTTATATCCCTTGGAATAAAATGTCGCGGCAGAAAGAATAAGAATCGCCGCGTTCACAAAAAACGCGATTGAAAGCGCGATCGTCGAGTCGATTGTGCCAAACTTGATCGCCTCTCTCCTTCCTTTCTTATGGAGTCCGTGTGCCCGCGTTTGCACAACGGCCGAATGCAAATATAAGTTGTGCGGCATAACCGTCGCACCTAATATTCCTACCGCAATAAAGAGCATTTCCTGATTAGTAAACAACTCTGTCGATGGTACAAACCCTTGAAGCAGCGGTGCTATAGCCGGTTGCGAAAACAGCATCTCAAGCCCGAAGCAGACGACGACGGTGATAATGAGCGTAATAACCAACGCCTCAAGCCAGCGAAAGCCTTTCTTTTGCAAAAATAATAGCAGGAGGACATCGAGTGCCGTAATAATCACACCGATCGGAAGTGGAATATGAAAAAGAAGCTCTAACGCAATCGCTGTACCGATCACTTCTGCTAAATCACAAGCAATAATCATGATTTCGGCCATAGCCCACAAAAACTTTGTTACCCAGCTAGGAAGGTTCTCCCGGCAAATCTGCGCCAGGTCCTTGCCTGTCACCACACCGAGCTTTACGGTAAGATGCTGCAAAAACATCGCAAAAATACTTGAAATCAAAATAACGAAGAGCAGCGCGTACCCGAACCGCGACCCACCAGCAAGATCGGTTGCCCAGTTGCCCGGATCCATATAACCAACGGCCACAAGATAGCCCGGCCCAGAAAACGCGAACATCTTTTTTAAAAACGAGGCCTTATCAGGAATTGTGATTGAACGATGGACCTCGCTTAAGCTTTTTGGTGCGCTCACTTTTTATTCTTTCCACTAATGATGTCCGGAACCGGCTCGCCAAACACGATGCGGGGAATATTTACTAATTGACGAGCTTCTCCATCAGGATACTGATGCTGATACGCAGCCGTCGTCGAACCGAATACAGCCTGCTCCCACTCAAAGCCAAGAAGATCCGCTATACGTTTTACCTCATGTTCGTTCGGACCTTCAATCTCGATATACGGGTCGAGCCACGGCCATTCATCCAGTACCACTTCAACATCGCCAAGTCGCCACGTTTCGCGGCGTGACTCCTGGAAAGATTTGTGAGTTAACCCGGCAAGCCGAAGGATTTCTACCATGCCATCAAAGTCGCTTACAGTAACCTCTAACTCTTCTACACCTGAAATTGCCGTGTGATCATGAAATTGTTTGTATGTCAGCGTCACCTTGTCGCCTTCATCACGGACACGGATGAACGCATCTTTTGCCTCCAGTTCAGGAGGTTCGATAATCACACGGCGCATCAACCGCATAGGTTGTTCTAATGTGGCACCAGCAGCCTTTAACCGTTCCCGGAGCTCGTCAAAATTAACGTTAAGGAATTTCACTTCGGTCTCGGTTTTCATGGTTACCTCTATTGGTTCAGGATACTATTACTTGGGTCGTTCTCGTCGCGATCGGCGCTCGGACTTTGACCCTTTTTCGTACTCGCACCACCAGCATTTACCTCATAGCTGGTATTCGTACTTTCAAAGAAGTTTACGAGCTCAAGCGTATCGTTAGCCGCTGCCATCCACTTAGCAGGGTTACTTACCTTGTAGTGGGGGTCGAATCCAAGCTCTTCAAGGCGCCTATCTGCCAGATATTTCACGTACTGATTGATATAATCGCTGTTAAGCCCTAGTATGCCGTTTGGAAGAAGATCGCGGTTATACGCTTCTTCCATCTCAACACCATCGAGGATCATCTGCTTGATTTCAGCCGCAAATTCCTCAGTTTGAAGATCTTCATTTTCTTCCAATACGGTGAGGATCAGGTTGATACCGAACTTGAGATGCAAACTCTCATCACGAACCACCCAGTCGATAAGTGAACCGAAGTTGCGGAGCAGGTTACGCTGACGGAACGAAAGTGCCACCATAAAACCGGAGTAGAACCAAATTCCCTCAAGGATAATAT from Candidatus Saccharimonadales bacterium includes:
- a CDS encoding MmcQ/YjbR family DNA-binding protein, with translation MTHKELESYLLEFPNTWLDFPFGEGISVYKVGHKETDQGKLFAIIADDSKPLRVSLKCDPVLAEHLREKYESVLPGYHLNKKHWNTIICSGQLNDDEIKDLARLSYNLVTGTV
- the orn gene encoding oligoribonuclease; this translates as MTKKATILWLDLEMTGLDASNDLILEVAAIATDWEFNEVAIYEGIIKNQDMTLQERLAANSIFWDANPEARDGLLKQNQHGKDLSEVEDDLLEFIDTHFKKDVPVLLGGNSIHMDRRFIVAQWPRLDARLHYRMLDVSAWKVVFEGKYKKKFAKPEEHRALGDIRGSIMELEYYLGKVKI
- the msrB gene encoding peptide-methionine (R)-S-oxide reductase MsrB; protein product: MQKTNDEWRKVLTPEQFAVLREKATEAPFSGEYDGLYADGVYACAACGQVLFDSTTKFDARCGWPSFYDAKPGSVEFHMDDTLDMSRTEVTCNNCGGHLGHVFEGEGFSNPTDKRYCINSLSLTFTPDKK
- a CDS encoding MscL family protein — protein: MAQQKQATKTTKPTSRTAALRARGTKHVDGFFDFIRTQGVVGLAVGLVIGGAVSVLVKSLIDNLVMPPLGFILGSADGLKGLSVNLGRTIEGKDAVLHYGTFLNDLINFLVIALTIYLVVHLFGFDKLDKKKE
- the argS gene encoding arginine--tRNA ligase, with translation MEEKVRTIIFELFGVQQEVVLTRPDAQFGDYATNVALQLAGKLGKNPKEIAETIAAKLKESRAFAEVNVAGPGFINIRLSAEEIFRAALHTSIESPVKRILLEYSCPNPFKEIHTGHMYQTFLGDALGRMYEHAGTEVYRANFGGDVGLHVGKAMWGLIQELGGEHPEKLEGIAEDGRSLWLGKAYVAGSRAYEEDEAAKLEIMALNKKVYQLHANSDTTSNFARIYWICREWSYDYFKAFYAKINAEPFNKFYPESTTSMLGLELVEGNIGDVFKESNEAIILPEEISGLHTRVFVTSQGLPTYETKDLGVIQLETQDFSYDKRIIMTGNDQSEYMKVVFAALKLIDPELGAKQMHIANGTVRFGDGKKMSSRLGNVARAVDVLNVASEAVQAHDEKTRQQIALGALKYSLLKNRIGGDIAFDLEQSVSLEGNSGPYLQYAAVRAASILTKATTEEVIKTANELDEYERALAWQLGQWGETITQSLADSSPHHVCSYLYALSQSFNRFYEHSRVIGDEREVLRMTLVRRYHKVLKEGLGLLGIEVPEKM
- a CDS encoding CTP synthase, producing MEKTINMGQKEKYIFVTGGVLSGVGKGITAASIGAVLQAKGARVSIQKCDPYLNVDAGLLNPAEHGECFVTKDGAETDLDLGHYERFLDLELTQKNATLSGRLLLDLIEEERAGKLGGKTVQLVPHLTGAIQRAILEAGEGSDIHIVEIGGTVGDYEALSYIEAIREFSQRVSRQNCLFVHVVYVPFIRTSKEFKTKPAQNALNDLRGFGITPDCVVVRTDDPAPAGVAAKISLFGGVPEENVLLMPNVDTVYRIPMAIAKSGLSAILSEFSGFTKEPDFSAWQKIIQAQSIESPPVTVGLVAKYMDNEDTYLSVVEALRAAGWAEGARVRVAWINAETATDDDFAVVDALLVPGGFGARGIDGKIAAARYALDNDVPYLGICLGLQVAVIAAARKAGLRTAHSTEFASTNHDVVYIMEGQAGKESTGGTLRLGNYEAKLQPNSKVAQAYGKTTVIERHRHRYEVNQTFLAEIKRGGLIVSGTSPDGKLVEYVEAPGNSYFVATQAHPEFRSRPGNAHSLFKGLVAAGLSSSKIAQPTQTALIDK
- a CDS encoding serine hydrolase, whose protein sequence is MTTPVIPITADDSSSYNSQGHHQDASWYAKRLILKLQLARQVKENEQKGIDTSVIVYDMTDKKPVYSHNTDYVHWAASDSKLFVTSLLLEDLRAGKITLNTQLSWTASDRRAGAGIYDSDSSPLTATVQDALFDMLNRSGNTAVRAIVNKALGGAEAVNQRYLTEYPELKVTKLEPVAGTDKFLLGYTTASEIDFIIQKLASNYDSYTAFVKNALATNIFDDYGPRSQVKDKENILVIDKQGQLNDPEGNNRHDVGIIENKKTGHMLRYVLMTTNYEQPAGPITNEATTSLQAFGRDMLRFEGDRAPKPQEQQNQLKVQDAPEVENGRLVF
- a CDS encoding glucose-6-phosphate dehydrogenase gives rise to the protein MKTKLLIFGISGDLSRRKLLPALQSIIRHDQFSDMEIIGVSRGGLDLDELLGNTPELQERTSLFSMDMATLTEYDRLRKHIALKPEEQLLIYLSVPPVATRQIVSLLGEAELNTSNTKLLLEKPFGVDLASAKAMKEHVDSYFDDARVYRIDHYLAKEMAQNIAAFRAGNALFSHIWNNQAITDIEVIASEKIGIEGRGQFYEQTGALRDVLQGHLMQLLALVLMEIPGSLDWNDIPKKRLEALSQLRGANPSLAVRAQYEGYAKEVNNPGSLTETFVSVELASDNPLWRGVPLRLVTGKALETKITEIRINFKKTHDAQANRLVLRIQPNEGVEIELSAKKPGYEREFEPRHLAFSYPKDAILPDAYEQVLVDAIRSHKSLFTSSGEVLASWQVLQPVLDAWEMENTPLLVYPKEASIAAILSQSQG
- a CDS encoding Nramp family divalent metal transporter codes for the protein MSAPKSLSEVHRSITIPDKASFLKKMFAFSGPGYLVAVGYMDPGNWATDLAGGSRFGYALLFVILISSIFAMFLQHLTVKLGVVTGKDLAQICRENLPSWVTKFLWAMAEIMIIACDLAEVIGTAIALELLFHIPLPIGVIITALDVLLLLFLQKKGFRWLEALVITLIITVVVCFGLEMLFSQPAIAPLLQGFVPSTELFTNQEMLFIAVGILGATVMPHNLYLHSAVVQTRAHGLHKKGRREAIKFGTIDSTIALSIAFFVNAAILILSAATFYSKGYNDVAEIDQAYQLLAPLLGVGAASILFAVALLASGQNSTVTATLAGQIILEGFLKVKLKPWLRRLITRSLAIIPAVCIAILFGGSGLSQLLIFSQIVLSIQLPFAVLPLIYFTSSKKYMGSFVNKPWMKATVFSIAFVITGLNMWLVRNAIGGL
- a CDS encoding class IV adenylate cyclase codes for the protein MKTETEVKFLNVNFDELRERLKAAGATLEQPMRLMRRVIIEPPELEAKDAFIRVRDEGDKVTLTYKQFHDHTAISGVEELEVTVSDFDGMVEILRLAGLTHKSFQESRRETWRLGDVEVVLDEWPWLDPYIEIEGPNEHEVKRIADLLGFEWEQAVFGSTTAAYQHQYPDGEARQLVNIPRIVFGEPVPDIISGKNKK